In the Harmonia axyridis chromosome 3, icHarAxyr1.1, whole genome shotgun sequence genome, one interval contains:
- the LOC123675984 gene encoding modular serine protease-like yields the protein MWTGSNLAICCFFIWSAFNGCSDCITINLTRSELARQRRQTDCDGFQCRNGQCVDEDVKCDGRVDCDDGSDETTLCRDLMCRGNIFRCQYGACISKKLECDGKKDCRDGSDETSPRCGNVLRNKCNSTEFECKNKQCINIDNKCDGTPDCTDLSDETEEACLKLACPGHTFKCKYGACISRKGRCNGITECFDGSDESKEECGDLYIPIGPNPFTPTPTPTPTPTPTPTPTRPSGKPRPPNIFTPGSCILPPNIANGSWEVSNAIYDYHAGDLVEAGTTINITCGRRFVVSGTESNVALSICFPGLGWSITNPKCIRICQPLTTTGPTRVTCTNDKIDISCRAPTDGTTAKFSCPLYYELSTYNDLRFCTEGSWDEDEPKCKPVCGQKSVNVKELIIGGKKVRKGYYPWSIALYKHDGESFQHVCGGSLLNERVVATAAHCVTDMNGKKREKTLYRVAAGKYYRDYYNQNDTDAEFSEIEEIFVASNYKASTWQYVGDIALLALKEHFNASLFIQRICVDWDPESLYEGKLLNTKGVVTGWGYTVRGAKESEVLKEISLPYIDFQQCYDSTPEEFKTYVREDKMCAGYYGRGIGVCEGDSGGGLAFLNPDGPKRNRFYLRGIVSTSPQIDGSCDEFKYAFFTKVSSYIRFIWPIVRQYRDRN from the exons ATGTGGACCGGTTCAAATTTGGCGATTTGTTGTTTCTTCATCTGGA GTGCTTTCAATGGATGTTCGGACTGTATCACCATTAATTTGACAAGGTCAGAACTAGCCCGACAACGACGTCAAACTGATTGCGATGG ATTCCAGTGTAGAAATGGACAATGCGTGGACGAAGATGTGAAATGTGATGGAAGAGTAGACTGTGACGATGGAAGTGATGAAACAACACTTTGCAGAGATCTCAT GTGTCGTGGTAACATCTTTCGATGTCAATATGGAGCTTGCATtagtaaaaaattggaatgtGATGGTAAAAAAGATTGCAGGGACGGATCAGACGAAACCAGCCCTAGATGTGGGAATGTCCTAAGGAATAAGTGCAA ttcCACCGAATTCGAATGCAAAAACAAACAGTGCATAAATATAGACAACAAGTGTGATGGTACCCCCGACTGCACAGATTTGAGTGATGAGACTGAAGAAGCATGCTTGAAGTTAGCATGTCCCGGACATACGTTCAAGTGTAAATATGGCGCCTGTATATCGAGAAAGGGACGATGTAACGGCATAACAGAGTGTTTCGATGGATCAGACGAGAGTAAGGAGGAATGTGGAGATCTCTACATACCTATAGGTCCTAATCCGTTCACTCCAACACCCACACCAACACCTACACCAACACCAACACCGACTCCAACTCGTCCTTCTGGAAAACCAAGACCTCCAAATATTTTCACACC gggAAGCTGTATCCTTCCTCCAAATATAGCTAATGGAAGTTGGGAAGTATCTAACGCAATATATGACTATCACGCTGGTGATTTAGTAGAAGCTGGCACTACTATAAACATCACGTGTGGAAGACGTTTCGTTGTCAGTGGTACAGAAAGTAACGTGGCGCTAAGTATATGCTTTCCAGGATTAGGTTGGTCGATAACTAATCCAAAATGTATAC GGATCTGTCAGCCTTTGACAACCACTGGACCTACACGTGTAACATGTACAAATGACAAAATCGACATCAGTTGTAGAGCGCCCACTGATGGCACTACAGCGAAGTTCAGTTGTCCCCTGTATTACGAACTGTCTACTTACAATGATCTCAGATTTTGTACAGAAGGTTCATGGGATGAAGACGAACCGAAGTGTAAACCAG tgtgCGGTCAGAAGAGTGTGAATGTGAAGGAACTGATAATAGGCGGCAAAAAGGTGAGAAAAGGTTACTATCCTTGGTCAATTGCACTCTACAAACATGATGGAGAATCTTTTCAACACGTCTGTGGGGGTTCCCTTCTCAACGAAAGAGTTGTTGCTACAG CTGCTCATTGCGTTACGGATATGAATGGAAAGAAAAGAGAGAAGACTCTTTACAGGGTGGCAGCAGGAAAGTACTATCGGGACTATTACAACCAAAATGATACTGACGCAGAATTCTCTGAG atagaagaaatttttgttGCTTCAAACTACAAGGCGTCAACATGGCAATATGTAGGAGACATAGCTCTTCTTGCACTCAAAGAACATTTCAACGCATCACTATTCATCCAAAGGATATGTGTGGATTGGGACCCTGAATCTTTATACGAGGGGAAACTACTTAACACAAAGGGTGTA GTCACAGGTTGGGGATATACAGTGAGAGGTGCTAAGGAATCTGAAGTTTTGAAAGAAATATCTCTGCCATACATTGATTTCCAACAGTGCTATGATTCCACGCCTGAGGAATTCAAAACTTACGTGAGGGAGGACAAAATGTGCGCAGGATATTATGGTAGAG GTATTGGAGTTTGCGAAGGAGACAGTGGAGGTG
- the LOC123675986 gene encoding receptor expression-enhancing protein 1 isoform X4 has product MISSIISRLVILLFGTLYPAYASYKAVKTKNVKEYVKWMMYWIVFALFTTAETFTDVFLSWFPFYYEIKIITVIWLLSPATKGSSILYRKFVHPMLSSKEQEIDEYISKAKEQSYKQVLDIGQKGVTVLMQTAIKSGGGLVNQLRKSYSLSDLNDETDHSQEETDIVPARLIRRRSPHRSSATSSLYFPEIDVRSQQVAHVQSIDDLSSGYSSGEALSMAQSVKIQPRPGVSSTSGSLARSKSTRVTRSTTIPKRASDGEEIISATLPRIKKTTKKKTV; this is encoded by the exons ATGATATCGTCAATAATCTCCAGATTAGTCAT ACTATTATTTGGCACTTTATACCCCGCATATGCTTCCTACAAGGCCGTCAAAACAAAGAACGTTAAAGAATAT GTTAAATGGATGATGTATTGGATTGTATTCGCTCTCTTCACCACTGCAGAAACCTTTACTGATGTTTTCCTCAGTTG gtTTCCGTTTtactatgaaataaaaattatcactGTTATCTGGTTATTATCGCCAGCCACAAAAGGATCCAGTATTTTATATAGAAAATTTGTACATCCGATGCTCAGCAGTAAGGAGCAG GAAATagatgaatatatttcaaaagcGAAAGAACAAAGCTACAAGCAAGTTTTGGACATAGGCCAGAAGGGTGTCACAGTACTCATGCAGACAGCAATAAAG AGCGGTGGAGGCCTTGTCAACCAGCTCCGTAAAAGTTACAGCCTCAGCGATTTGAATGATGAGACTGATCACAGTCAAGAGGAGACTGATATTGTCCCAGCTCGTTTGATAAGAAGAAGGAGCCCCCATAGATCTTCAGCCACGTCGTCTTTGTATTTTCCAGAGATAGACGTGAGATCTCAACAAGTTGCACATGTACAGTCGATCGACGATCTTAGTTCAGGCTACTCCAGTGGAGAGGCTCTTAGTATGGCTCAGTCGGTCAAGATACAGCCTAGACCTGGAGTATCATCAACTAGTGGATCTTTGGCTCGATCTAAATCTACCAGGGTTACAAGATCAACTACTATTCCTAAAAGAGCGTCGGATGGCGAA GAAATAATAAGTGCCACATTACCAAGAATTAAGAAGACTACAAAGAAGAAAACTGTTTAG
- the LOC123675986 gene encoding receptor expression-enhancing protein 1 isoform X3: MISSIISRLVILLFGTLYPAYASYKAVKTKNVKEYVKWMMYWIVFALFTTAETFTDVFLSWFPFYYEIKIITVIWLLSPATKGSSILYRKFVHPMLSSKEQEIDEYISKAKEQSYKQVLDIGQKGVTVLMQTAIKSGGGLVNQLRKSYSLSDLNDETDHSQEETDIVPARLIRRRSPHRSSATSSLYFPEIDVRSQQVAHVQSIDDLSSGYSSGEALSMAQSVKIQPRPGVSSTSGSLARSKSTRVTRSTTIPKRASDGEVSEDDSEIFETNIIFPNNKNQEIKKLKHSKTESSRNNKCHITKN; the protein is encoded by the exons ATGATATCGTCAATAATCTCCAGATTAGTCAT ACTATTATTTGGCACTTTATACCCCGCATATGCTTCCTACAAGGCCGTCAAAACAAAGAACGTTAAAGAATAT GTTAAATGGATGATGTATTGGATTGTATTCGCTCTCTTCACCACTGCAGAAACCTTTACTGATGTTTTCCTCAGTTG gtTTCCGTTTtactatgaaataaaaattatcactGTTATCTGGTTATTATCGCCAGCCACAAAAGGATCCAGTATTTTATATAGAAAATTTGTACATCCGATGCTCAGCAGTAAGGAGCAG GAAATagatgaatatatttcaaaagcGAAAGAACAAAGCTACAAGCAAGTTTTGGACATAGGCCAGAAGGGTGTCACAGTACTCATGCAGACAGCAATAAAG AGCGGTGGAGGCCTTGTCAACCAGCTCCGTAAAAGTTACAGCCTCAGCGATTTGAATGATGAGACTGATCACAGTCAAGAGGAGACTGATATTGTCCCAGCTCGTTTGATAAGAAGAAGGAGCCCCCATAGATCTTCAGCCACGTCGTCTTTGTATTTTCCAGAGATAGACGTGAGATCTCAACAAGTTGCACATGTACAGTCGATCGACGATCTTAGTTCAGGCTACTCCAGTGGAGAGGCTCTTAGTATGGCTCAGTCGGTCAAGATACAGCCTAGACCTGGAGTATCATCAACTAGTGGATCTTTGGCTCGATCTAAATCTACCAGGGTTACAAGATCAACTACTATTCCTAAAAGAGCGTCGGATGGCGAA GTAAGTGAAGACGATAGCGAGATTTTTGAAACAAACATCATTTTTCCCAATAACAAGAACCAGGAAATCAAAAAGCTGAAACATAGTAAAACCGAGTCATCAA GAAATAATAAGTGCCACATTACCAAGAATTAA
- the LOC123675986 gene encoding uncharacterized protein LOC123675986 isoform X1, producing MISSIISRLVILLFGTLYPAYASYKAVKTKNVKEYVKWMMYWIVFALFTTAETFTDVFLSWFPFYYEIKIITVIWLLSPATKGSSILYRKFVHPMLSSKEQEIDEYISKAKEQSYKQVLDIGQKGVTVLMQTAIKSGGGLVNQLRKSYSLSDLNDETDHSQEETDIVPARLIRRRSPHRSSATSSLYFPEIDVRSQQVAHVQSIDDLSSGYSSGEALSMAQSVKIQPRPGVSSTSGSLARSKSTRVTRSTTIPKRASDGEVSEDDSEIFETNIIFPNNKNQEIKKLKHSKTESSSENEFYDSSDKLHDPKVDIHNNNSCPDILTACQNIEVKDMENNLSLPKTSTDDRVDKFRENMEKYNLLVGEKEDNVKITEKPVCRGGKYNKKVAPKPPTEQTKSPDSSEGTIKGTLILKPGIIKTTTPGDADKCKEIFLQSPKFRRRNKQYFTSPKIAFNTASNIKVTTDSSLRNLDRNDKTKMELQSSCPALVDKKLLLPSTSQAHLNISSVTTHSQKNTTSKTTRGRMCINLLRSKSFHLGGNK from the exons ATGATATCGTCAATAATCTCCAGATTAGTCAT ACTATTATTTGGCACTTTATACCCCGCATATGCTTCCTACAAGGCCGTCAAAACAAAGAACGTTAAAGAATAT GTTAAATGGATGATGTATTGGATTGTATTCGCTCTCTTCACCACTGCAGAAACCTTTACTGATGTTTTCCTCAGTTG gtTTCCGTTTtactatgaaataaaaattatcactGTTATCTGGTTATTATCGCCAGCCACAAAAGGATCCAGTATTTTATATAGAAAATTTGTACATCCGATGCTCAGCAGTAAGGAGCAG GAAATagatgaatatatttcaaaagcGAAAGAACAAAGCTACAAGCAAGTTTTGGACATAGGCCAGAAGGGTGTCACAGTACTCATGCAGACAGCAATAAAG AGCGGTGGAGGCCTTGTCAACCAGCTCCGTAAAAGTTACAGCCTCAGCGATTTGAATGATGAGACTGATCACAGTCAAGAGGAGACTGATATTGTCCCAGCTCGTTTGATAAGAAGAAGGAGCCCCCATAGATCTTCAGCCACGTCGTCTTTGTATTTTCCAGAGATAGACGTGAGATCTCAACAAGTTGCACATGTACAGTCGATCGACGATCTTAGTTCAGGCTACTCCAGTGGAGAGGCTCTTAGTATGGCTCAGTCGGTCAAGATACAGCCTAGACCTGGAGTATCATCAACTAGTGGATCTTTGGCTCGATCTAAATCTACCAGGGTTACAAGATCAACTACTATTCCTAAAAGAGCGTCGGATGGCGAA GTAAGTGAAGACGATAGCGAGATTTTTGAAACAAACATCATTTTTCCCAATAACAAGAACCAGGAAATCAAAAAGCTGAAACATAGTAAAACCGAGTCATCAAGTGAGAACGAGTTCTACGATTCATCGGATAAGTTGCATGACCCTAAAGtagacattcataataataattcttgtCCAGACATTTTAACAGCATGCCAGAATATCGAAGTAAAAGATATGGAAAATAATCTATCCCTACCTAAAACTTCCACCGATGATAGAGTGGATAAATTCAGAGAAAACATGGAAAAATATAATCTGTTAGTAGGTGAGAAAGAAGACAATGTTAAAATCACAGAAAAACCTGTTTGTAGAGgtggaaaatataataaaaaagttGCACCAAAGCCGCCCACAGAACAAACCAAGAGTCCAGACAGTTCTGAAGGAACAATCAAAGGTACATTGATATTAAAACCTGGAATAATCAAAACTACAACACCAGGCGATGCTGACAAATGTAAGGAAATATTTTTGCAATCTCCCAAGTTTAGAAGGAGGAATAAACAATACTTCACCTCCCCTAAAATAGCTTTCAATACTGCTTCCAATATAAAAGTAACGACAGATTCTTCTCTGAGAAACTTAGACAGAAACGATAAAACAAAGATGGAGCTCCAATCCTCTTGTCCTGCATTGGTTGATAAAAAATTGCTTTTGCCATCTACAAGTCAGgctcatttgaatatttctagTGTAACAACACATTCCCAAAAAAATACTACATCAAAGACAACAAGAGGACGAATGTGTATCAATCTTCTAAGATCCAAAAGCTTCCACTTGGGTGGTAATAAGTAG
- the LOC123675986 gene encoding receptor expression-enhancing protein 4 isoform X2, with translation MISSIISRLVILLFGTLYPAYASYKAVKTKNVKEYVKWMMYWIVFALFTTAETFTDVFLSWFPFYYEIKIITVIWLLSPATKGSSILYRKFVHPMLSSKEQEIDEYISKAKEQSYKQVLDIGQKGVTVLMQTAIKSGGGLVNQLRKSYSLSDLNDETDHSQEETDIVPARLIRRRSPHRSSATSSLYFPEIDVRSQQVAHVQSIDDLSSGYSSGEALSMAQSVKIQPRPGVSSTSGSLARSKSTRVTRSTTIPKRASDGEVSEDDSEIFETNIIFPNNKNQEIKKLKHSKTESSSENEFYDSSDKLHDPKVDIHNNNSCPDILTACQNIEVKDMENNLSLPKTSTDDRVDKFRENMEKYNLLVGEKEDNVKITEKPVCRGGKYNKKVAPKPPTEQTKSPDSSEGTIKGTLILKPGIIKTTTPGDADK, from the exons ATGATATCGTCAATAATCTCCAGATTAGTCAT ACTATTATTTGGCACTTTATACCCCGCATATGCTTCCTACAAGGCCGTCAAAACAAAGAACGTTAAAGAATAT GTTAAATGGATGATGTATTGGATTGTATTCGCTCTCTTCACCACTGCAGAAACCTTTACTGATGTTTTCCTCAGTTG gtTTCCGTTTtactatgaaataaaaattatcactGTTATCTGGTTATTATCGCCAGCCACAAAAGGATCCAGTATTTTATATAGAAAATTTGTACATCCGATGCTCAGCAGTAAGGAGCAG GAAATagatgaatatatttcaaaagcGAAAGAACAAAGCTACAAGCAAGTTTTGGACATAGGCCAGAAGGGTGTCACAGTACTCATGCAGACAGCAATAAAG AGCGGTGGAGGCCTTGTCAACCAGCTCCGTAAAAGTTACAGCCTCAGCGATTTGAATGATGAGACTGATCACAGTCAAGAGGAGACTGATATTGTCCCAGCTCGTTTGATAAGAAGAAGGAGCCCCCATAGATCTTCAGCCACGTCGTCTTTGTATTTTCCAGAGATAGACGTGAGATCTCAACAAGTTGCACATGTACAGTCGATCGACGATCTTAGTTCAGGCTACTCCAGTGGAGAGGCTCTTAGTATGGCTCAGTCGGTCAAGATACAGCCTAGACCTGGAGTATCATCAACTAGTGGATCTTTGGCTCGATCTAAATCTACCAGGGTTACAAGATCAACTACTATTCCTAAAAGAGCGTCGGATGGCGAA GTAAGTGAAGACGATAGCGAGATTTTTGAAACAAACATCATTTTTCCCAATAACAAGAACCAGGAAATCAAAAAGCTGAAACATAGTAAAACCGAGTCATCAAGTGAGAACGAGTTCTACGATTCATCGGATAAGTTGCATGACCCTAAAGtagacattcataataataattcttgtCCAGACATTTTAACAGCATGCCAGAATATCGAAGTAAAAGATATGGAAAATAATCTATCCCTACCTAAAACTTCCACCGATGATAGAGTGGATAAATTCAGAGAAAACATGGAAAAATATAATCTGTTAGTAGGTGAGAAAGAAGACAATGTTAAAATCACAGAAAAACCTGTTTGTAGAGgtggaaaatataataaaaaagttGCACCAAAGCCGCCCACAGAACAAACCAAGAGTCCAGACAGTTCTGAAGGAACAATCAAAGGTACATTGATATTAAAACCTGGAATAATCAAAACTACAACACCAGGCGATGCTGACAAAT GA
- the LOC123675988 gene encoding membrane-bound transcription factor site-2 protease, which yields MDIKLGLMIVGVAYCMVYFFDSFFKSCAHYPYIKFLEGTGLKIGLFNLQWTTTAFNRSLLRFGNIRSNTKFLKVWFSIGLIASLILLPIAILLLIYSLVQNFVSSNENNLITPVIPGINLPASEILFYSATLIICSVLHELGHALAAVKEDVQVLNIGVTVFYILPVAYVNLNSENLKSIDPWKRLKILTAGIWHNLLLSFVCYLAYLSLPAILSIAFNTGKGVAIYEASKMSPLIGLKGLEIGDMITKINDCEVKTENTWVDCLHSVNKMNGMCFDPDAVRELDETSILRHLSSGLVECCEETKKGNVCFEFVDKDGSILELPSHVCLPAKTIMSKSEYYCSKIDHKCPKGSHCFIPQLNGSHLFKIRALNKPNIFYMGLTDDFLRTLRVSPYIPKFYFKTPVFAETIRKMLEYITIISLGLAIINVVPCFYMDGQHIISTLLYLSLSKSMNGDRLLLLSSMICLIFTALLIVHCVLTMWPFIF from the exons atggaTATTAAACTTGGTTTGATGATCGTGGGTGTTGCATACTGCATGGTCTATTTCTTCGATTCCTTCTTTAAA aGTTGTGCACATTATCCCTACATTAAATTTTTAGAAGGTACCGGATTGAAAATAGGACTCTTCAATCTTCAATGGACCACCACAGCATTCAACAGATCCCTTTTGAGATTTGGAAATATTCGATCAAACACGAAATTTTTGAAGGTCTGGTTTTCTATAGGACTAATAGCTAGTTTGATATTGCTTCCTATTGCAATACTTCTATTAATTTACAGTTTAGTCCAAAATTTTGTATCATCCAATGAGAACAACTTGATAACACCTGTGATACCTGGAATAAATTTGCCAGcatctgaaattttattttatagtgCAACATTGATAATTTGTAGTGTCTTACATGAACTGGGACACGCCTTAGCGGCTGTGAAAGAAGATGTTCAAGTACTCAATATAGGTGTAACAGTGTTTTACATCCTCCCGGTTGCATATGTTAATCTAAATTCAGAAAATCTTAAATCTATCGATCCATGGAaaagattgaaaatattgacTGCAGGCATATGGCATAATTTGTTATTGTCTTTCGTCTGTTACTTAGCTTATCTATCTCTACCTGCAATATTAAGTATTGCGTTCAACACAGGAAAAGGTGTAGCTATTTACGAAGCTTCAAAAATGTCACCTTTAATAG GTCTTAAAGGTCTGGAAATTGGTGACATgataacaaaaataaatgattgtGAAGTAAAGACTGAAAATACTTGGGTTGATTGTCTGCATAGCGTAAACAAAATGAATGGAATGTGCTTTGATCCTGATGCAGTTCGGGAACTCGATGAGACATCAATACTAAGACACCTTAGTAGTGGTTTGGTAGAATGCTGTGAAGAGACAAAGAAGGGTAATGTTTGTTTTGAATTTGTAGACAAGGATGGTAGTATTCTGGAGTTGCCTTCACATGTGTGTTTACCAGCAAAAACAATCATGAGTAAATCAGAATATTATTGCTCTAAGATCGATCATAAATGTCCAAAAGGCTCTCACTGCTTCATTCCTCAATTGAATGGTTCACACTTGTTCAAAATAAGGGCTTTAAATAAGCCCAATATTTTCTATATGGGATTGACAGATGACTTTTTGAGGACGTTGAGAGTTTCACCTTATAtaccaaaattttatttcaaaactccAGTTTTTGCAGAGACCATTCGCAAAATGTTGGAATATATCACCATCATATCCTTAGGACTGGCAATTATCAATGTCGTTCCTTGTTTTTACATGGACGGTCAGCACATTATTAGCACTCTTTTGTATTTATCGTTATCAAAAAGTATGAATGGAGATCGTTTATTATTACTGTCGTCTATGATTTGTCTGATTTTCACAGCTCTATTAATAGTGCATTGCGTTTTAACAATGTGGCCTTtcatattctga
- the LOC123675991 gene encoding cathepsin L-like — MKLLLCLAALAVCAHGVSFFDLVQEQWDSFKVTHQKNYESQTEEKYRMKIFMDNAHKVAKHNKLFALGLVTYKLGINKYADLLHHEFIHVMNGFNRSKALLLGDTAEQAIKFMKPANVKLPDNVDWRQQGAVTKVKDQGHCGSCWSFSATGALEGQHFRQTGKLVSLSEQNLIDCSGRYGNNGCNGGLMDNAFRYIKENKGIDTEAAYPYKAEDEKCHYNPKKIGATDKGFVDIESGNEEDLKSAIATVGPVSVAIDASHESFQLYAGGIYYDPECSSDQLDHGVLAVGYGTDDNGQDYWLVKNSWGESWGDQGYIKMARNKENNCGVATQASYPLV; from the exons ATGAAACTGCTGCTTTGTTTAGCTGCTCTAGCAGTTTGCGCACATGGTGTGTCATTTTTTGACCTAGTTCAAGAGCAATGGGATTCCTTCAAG GTAACTCACCAAAAGAATTACGAAAGCCAAACGGAGGAAAAGTACAGGATGAAGATATTCATGGACAACGCCCACAAAGTTGCCAAACACAACAAATTGTTCGCCTTAGGTCTGGTCACCTACAAACTAGGAATTAACAAATATGCCGATCTTCTCCACCACGAATTCATCCACGTCATGAATGGTTTCAACCGCTCCAAAGCCTTATTGTTAGGCGACACTGCAGAGCAAGCCATCAAGTTCATGAAACCAGCAAATGTCAAACTACCAGACAATGTTGACTGGAGACAACAAGGAGCAGTCACCAAAGTCAAGGACCAAGGACACTGCGGATCTTGCTGGAGTTTCAGCGCG ACTGGAGCTTTGGAAGGCCAACACTTCCGTCAGACTGGTAAACTGGTGTCTCTGAGCGAGCAAAACTTGATCGACTGCTCCGGTAGATACGGCAACAACGGATGCAATGGAGGTCTCATGGACAACGCTTTCCGTTACATCAAAGAAAACAAGGGAATCGACACTGAAGCAGCTTACCCCTACAAagctgaagacgaaaaatgccACTATAACCCCAAGAAAATTGGAGCTACTGATAAGGGTTTCGTTGATATTGAATCTGGAAATGAAGAAGATCTCAAGTCGGCTATTGCCACAGTTGGTCCAGTATCTGTAGCCATTGATGCAAGCCACGAAAGCTTCCAATTGTATGCTGGTGGTATTTACTACGATCCTGAGTGCAGTTCTGATCAATTGGACCACGGTGTTCTTGCTGTTGGTTATGGCACAGATGATAACGGACAGGACTACTGGTTGGTAAAGAACTCATGGGGAGAATCTTGGGGAGACCAAGGATACATTAAAATGGCTCGTAACAAGGAGAACAATTGCGGTGTTGCTACCCAAGCAAGTTATCCTTTGGTTTAa